In one window of Prosthecobacter fusiformis DNA:
- a CDS encoding FG-GAP repeat domain-containing protein — protein sequence MRSLLLLAAITVQAAEPSGIYFDGPEVVKLDWNTSSPRAGDFNDDGLQDLVVLNQDRARIEFLFQRKEGVKPGEPERTSRADRWNPILEISRLEKQPLVIGHSAWSLAVGDWNGDARPDIAYTTDEDKLVLRTQGKPGDWSQKKEFILDSTAEDSEVLLAVDLNQDTIPDLALLTDTRLMVWLQKTPGNWSEPKTYVLGQSGCGGLHCSDLNGDGKADLFYTAPDADALLVRLQQEDTGFGEEWRLEMPESRCWVHPVKLGKETGLAWIRSDTGMVEIARLAAAAAEPDSDLAATIRHAMPSTDSKGGATAYGDLNGDKIPDVVLAEPKNARLWFFAGRQGGSFAEGREFPALSGIESLVISDLDADGKADLLILSPAEKSIGLARWQKNRLTYPEVIHQTADTLLSLQAGLVGTATEPAVLALTEVKSKVSLLTLRWVAAEKKFVSSVQDLPSSPTKPNALRIVDANQDGLGDLALFSNLASMQILLSQKDAKAPFKRAEGLPDNLLNKISPTAMTTADLDGDGKAEIIVAKDQIARALRIGTDGKAVTVEQFNAPESSAQISAVIVVPGKDKPNVLLADTSKGKLYEMTPGSDAVYRSSHTHPLSSLTPDECHLIATGKGRSLLLIGKTSFEISPLTGAALKLETITTVDSELKDTSATDLLIASFTGGSTDDLILVDSGKSRVLEFLQAGAETPPVWTSALHFRVFEIDPQYRGKTGLASEPHDYTAIDLNGDGRLDLALLVHDRLLLYVRK from the coding sequence ATGCGCTCCCTGCTCCTCCTTGCCGCCATCACCGTCCAGGCTGCTGAGCCTTCGGGCATCTATTTTGACGGCCCGGAGGTAGTTAAGCTGGACTGGAATACATCCAGTCCACGAGCGGGTGATTTTAATGACGACGGCCTGCAGGATCTGGTGGTGCTGAATCAGGACCGGGCGCGGATTGAGTTCCTTTTTCAGCGCAAGGAAGGTGTCAAACCCGGTGAGCCGGAGCGCACCTCCCGCGCGGATCGCTGGAATCCCATTCTGGAAATTTCCCGGTTGGAAAAGCAGCCTCTCGTCATCGGCCATAGTGCCTGGTCTTTGGCTGTGGGCGATTGGAATGGCGATGCCCGGCCTGATATCGCTTATACCACCGATGAGGATAAACTGGTCCTCCGCACTCAGGGGAAACCGGGAGACTGGAGCCAGAAAAAGGAGTTTATACTCGATTCCACCGCAGAGGATTCCGAGGTCCTCCTGGCCGTGGATTTAAATCAGGATACCATTCCGGATCTGGCGCTGCTCACGGATACCCGCCTGATGGTCTGGCTACAGAAAACTCCAGGTAACTGGAGCGAGCCGAAAACCTATGTCCTCGGCCAGAGCGGCTGCGGCGGCTTGCATTGCAGCGACCTCAATGGCGATGGCAAAGCGGACCTCTTTTATACGGCACCGGATGCGGATGCTCTGTTGGTTAGGCTTCAGCAAGAGGATACCGGTTTTGGTGAAGAATGGCGGCTGGAAATGCCCGAAAGCCGTTGCTGGGTACACCCCGTGAAACTCGGGAAGGAAACCGGTCTGGCCTGGATCCGCAGTGATACCGGGATGGTGGAGATTGCCCGTCTGGCAGCCGCCGCTGCTGAGCCGGATTCAGACCTCGCTGCCACCATCCGCCACGCCATGCCGTCCACGGATAGCAAAGGCGGCGCAACGGCTTATGGTGACCTCAATGGAGACAAGATCCCCGACGTCGTCCTCGCTGAACCGAAGAATGCCCGCCTGTGGTTTTTTGCCGGTCGCCAAGGCGGCAGCTTTGCTGAAGGACGCGAATTTCCTGCCCTTAGTGGTATCGAAAGTTTGGTCATCAGCGATTTGGATGCGGACGGCAAAGCTGATCTGCTGATCTTAAGCCCGGCAGAAAAGAGCATTGGTCTCGCCCGCTGGCAGAAGAACCGTCTGACTTATCCTGAGGTGATTCACCAGACCGCCGATACCTTGCTCAGCCTCCAGGCTGGCCTTGTGGGCACAGCCACGGAACCTGCCGTGCTGGCTCTGACCGAGGTCAAAAGCAAAGTCTCACTCCTGACCCTGCGTTGGGTGGCCGCTGAAAAGAAATTCGTCTCCTCCGTTCAGGACCTGCCTAGCTCACCCACCAAGCCCAACGCCCTGCGCATCGTGGATGCCAACCAGGATGGCTTGGGAGATCTGGCCCTCTTTTCCAACCTGGCCTCCATGCAGATCCTGCTCAGTCAGAAAGATGCAAAAGCACCTTTCAAACGCGCCGAAGGTCTTCCCGACAACCTGCTCAACAAGATCTCTCCCACCGCCATGACCACTGCGGACCTGGATGGTGATGGCAAGGCGGAAATCATCGTGGCCAAGGACCAGATCGCCCGTGCCCTCCGCATCGGGACCGATGGCAAAGCCGTCACAGTGGAGCAGTTCAATGCCCCGGAATCCAGTGCCCAGATCAGCGCCGTTATCGTTGTTCCTGGTAAAGACAAACCCAATGTCCTGCTGGCGGATACTTCCAAGGGTAAACTCTATGAGATGACCCCTGGCAGCGATGCGGTCTATCGCTCCTCCCATACCCACCCTCTCTCCAGCCTCACCCCGGACGAATGCCATCTTATTGCCACGGGCAAAGGCAGGAGTCTGCTTCTCATCGGAAAAACCAGCTTTGAGATCAGCCCGCTGACGGGCGCGGCACTGAAGCTGGAAACCATCACCACCGTGGACAGCGAGCTCAAGGACACTTCTGCTACAGATCTCCTCATTGCTTCCTTTACCGGTGGCAGCACCGATGACCTCATCCTGGTGGATTCTGGGAAAAGCCGGGTGCTTGAATTCCTTCAGGCCGGTGCCGAAACACCTCCTGTCTGGACCAGTGCACTGCATTTCCGCGTCTTCGAGATCGACCCTCAATACCGTGGTAAAACCGGCCTCGCCAGTGAACCTCACGACTATACGGCCATTGATCTTAATGGTGACGGCCGGCTGGATCTCGCCTTGCTGGTACATGATCGGCTGCTGCTCTATGTCAGAAAATAA
- a CDS encoding glycosyltransferase codes for MIEWEKLLWLTSYIIVSAGLSAFGAHKVKVLYTYWKHRKNRPQPLREFTELPSVTIQLPLFNEADVMEQLITSISALDYPKDRLQIQFLDDSTDETAQACEQYARDLSQQGFDVEYRHRTNRTGFKAGALDAAMATVKGEFICIFDADFQPAPDYLKQTIHYFTDPKVGIVQARWGHSNLKFSLLTRLQGILLDGHLMMEQTSRSRQGEFCNFNGTAGLWRRNVIDEAGGWKHDTLTEDLDLSYRAQLLGWRFIYLNDVIVPAELPPDMDGFKSQQHRWTKGSVQVCKKVLSRVWRSDEPFMKKVEATAHLTSNFANLLTLGTLVLLYPVDFIPVNSWQKAVFVDLPVFLFATVAVIAFYLTAQGAQTRWGWLKTIPYIPCFMALGIGMSINNGKAVIEALLGQESDFVRTPKYGVNSKAQAQSSKKSFRYKAGKSLCLWIELALVGYFGHLLWLAVQREQWGSLPFLALFLAGFLYVSLSSLLKRFSMATFTPQPVTGTRETEEAEVVVA; via the coding sequence ATGATCGAGTGGGAAAAGCTTCTCTGGTTAACCAGCTATATTATTGTTTCTGCCGGATTGTCCGCCTTTGGGGCGCACAAAGTCAAAGTGCTGTACACCTACTGGAAGCACCGGAAGAATCGCCCGCAACCCTTGCGTGAGTTCACTGAACTGCCTTCAGTGACCATCCAGTTGCCCCTGTTCAACGAGGCAGATGTCATGGAGCAGCTCATCACCTCCATCAGTGCACTGGACTACCCCAAGGACCGGCTTCAGATCCAGTTCCTGGATGATTCCACGGATGAAACCGCCCAGGCCTGTGAGCAGTATGCCCGCGACTTGAGCCAGCAGGGCTTCGATGTAGAATACCGCCACCGGACCAACCGCACGGGTTTCAAAGCCGGTGCACTGGATGCCGCCATGGCGACCGTAAAAGGCGAGTTCATCTGCATTTTTGATGCCGACTTCCAACCTGCGCCGGATTACCTGAAGCAGACCATCCATTACTTCACGGACCCAAAAGTGGGCATCGTCCAGGCACGATGGGGGCACAGCAATCTGAAGTTCTCCCTGCTCACTCGTCTTCAGGGCATCCTGCTGGATGGTCACCTGATGATGGAGCAGACCTCCCGCAGTCGGCAGGGGGAGTTTTGCAACTTCAACGGCACGGCTGGCCTCTGGCGCCGCAATGTCATTGATGAAGCAGGTGGCTGGAAGCATGACACCCTGACGGAAGACCTGGACCTGAGCTATCGTGCTCAGCTCCTCGGCTGGCGCTTTATCTATCTCAATGACGTGATCGTTCCTGCGGAGTTGCCTCCAGACATGGATGGCTTCAAGTCCCAGCAGCATCGCTGGACCAAGGGCTCCGTTCAGGTATGCAAGAAAGTCTTGAGCCGCGTCTGGCGCAGTGATGAACCCTTCATGAAGAAGGTGGAAGCCACAGCTCACCTGACCTCCAACTTTGCCAATCTGCTAACCCTCGGCACTTTGGTGCTGCTGTATCCCGTGGACTTTATACCGGTGAATTCCTGGCAGAAGGCCGTATTCGTGGACCTGCCGGTATTCCTCTTTGCCACCGTGGCGGTGATCGCCTTTTACCTGACGGCTCAAGGAGCGCAGACCCGTTGGGGCTGGCTAAAGACAATCCCGTATATCCCCTGTTTCATGGCTCTCGGTATCGGTATGTCCATCAACAATGGCAAGGCGGTCATTGAAGCATTGCTGGGCCAGGAGTCCGATTTTGTACGGACACCGAAGTATGGGGTCAACAGCAAAGCCCAGGCACAGTCGTCAAAGAAGTCCTTCAGGTATAAGGCGGGCAAGTCGCTCTGCCTATGGATTGAACTGGCCCTAGTGGGCTACTTTGGCCACCTGCTCTGGCTGGCAGTGCAGCGCGAGCAGTGGGGTTCCCTGCCATTCCTGGCCTTGTTCCTGGCGGGATTCCTATACGTCTCATTGAGCTCACTACTGAAACGCTTTTCGATGGCCACCTTCACTCCTCAGCCTGTGACCGGCACACGGGAAACGGAAGAGGCTGAAGTGGTGGTGGCATAG
- a CDS encoding DUF1501 domain-containing protein: MLPTPTFYSRRHFLRDCTYGLGKVAAASLLTDSLAQAAGIDPLQARGPHYAPKAKRVIHLFMAGAPSQLETFDPKPMLTKYEGRPIPPEVIGGQRYAFIRPDAAALGPRFKFAQHGQSGAWISEIMPHIAKVADDLCIVRSVKTDQFNHAPAQLFFQTGFGQPGRPCIGSWALYGLGSDTQNLPAFVVMSTGSGLSGGTALMSSGFLPTIYNGVRFRNSGDPILNVSSPAGIDARAQRDTLDLVSALNQKRLGVVGDPEIATRIASYEMAFRMQTSAPELTDLSSESKETLEMYGCDPAKPDFARACLLARRMIERGVRFVNIYHEGWDAHSNVEGNVTKNCKETDQASAALIKDLKQRGLFDDTLVVWGGEFGRTPMVETNPALGRALGRDHHPQAFTIWMAGGGVKGGQTIGATDELGFNVIEDPVHVHDVQATMLHLMGFDHERLTFHTQGRDYRLTDVHGHVVKKILA; the protein is encoded by the coding sequence ATGCTCCCCACCCCCACCTTCTACTCCCGTCGCCACTTCCTGCGCGACTGTACCTATGGCTTGGGCAAGGTGGCTGCCGCCAGTCTGCTCACGGATTCCCTAGCCCAGGCTGCGGGCATCGATCCCCTCCAAGCCCGTGGCCCGCATTACGCCCCCAAGGCCAAGCGTGTCATTCATCTCTTCATGGCCGGTGCCCCCAGTCAGCTTGAGACCTTTGATCCCAAGCCCATGCTCACCAAGTATGAGGGCCGGCCCATTCCGCCCGAGGTCATCGGCGGCCAGCGGTATGCCTTCATCCGCCCGGATGCCGCTGCTCTAGGTCCTCGGTTCAAATTTGCCCAGCATGGTCAGAGCGGAGCCTGGATTTCCGAAATCATGCCCCACATCGCCAAGGTTGCCGATGACCTTTGCATCGTCCGTTCCGTCAAAACGGACCAGTTCAATCACGCCCCCGCTCAGCTCTTTTTCCAGACCGGTTTTGGCCAGCCCGGCCGGCCCTGCATTGGCTCCTGGGCACTTTATGGACTCGGTTCAGACACGCAAAACCTTCCCGCTTTTGTGGTTATGTCCACTGGCTCCGGCCTCAGCGGCGGCACCGCCCTGATGTCCAGCGGCTTCCTTCCCACCATCTACAATGGCGTCCGCTTCCGCAACAGTGGCGATCCCATCCTCAATGTCTCCAGCCCGGCAGGCATTGATGCCCGTGCTCAGCGCGATACCCTGGACCTCGTCAGCGCCCTCAACCAAAAGCGCCTCGGTGTCGTCGGTGATCCCGAGATCGCCACTCGCATCGCCTCTTATGAAATGGCCTTCCGCATGCAGACCAGCGCACCGGAGCTCACGGACCTCAGCAGCGAAAGCAAGGAAACCCTCGAGATGTATGGCTGTGACCCCGCCAAGCCCGACTTCGCCCGTGCCTGCCTCCTCGCCCGCCGCATGATCGAGCGCGGCGTCCGTTTTGTGAACATCTACCACGAAGGCTGGGATGCCCATTCCAACGTCGAAGGCAACGTGACTAAAAACTGCAAAGAGACAGATCAGGCCAGCGCGGCTTTGATCAAAGACCTCAAGCAACGCGGTCTCTTTGATGACACCCTCGTCGTCTGGGGTGGCGAATTTGGCCGCACGCCCATGGTCGAAACCAATCCTGCGTTAGGCCGTGCCCTGGGTCGTGACCACCATCCACAAGCCTTCACCATCTGGATGGCCGGAGGCGGCGTCAAAGGAGGCCAGACCATCGGTGCTACCGATGAGCTCGGTTTCAACGTCATTGAGGATCCCGTCCACGTTCACGATGTCCAGGCCACCATGCTCCATCTCATGGGCTTCGATCACGAACGCCTGACTTTCCATACCCAGGGCCGCGACTATCGCCTCACCGATGTCCACGGCCATGTGGTCAAAAAGATACTCGCCTGA
- a CDS encoding PSD1 and planctomycete cytochrome C domain-containing protein yields MPRLFAFFALALPASLSAASLDFQRDVRPILSNHCYHCHGPDEQSRKGQLRLDVREDALKAGKSGEVAIIPGQADSSEIIHRIFSHDEDEIMPPPEAKKPITDAQKDILKRWVAEGAEYSPHWAFAKPVASPVPEGRHPVDHFIEAKLHTAGLTLAPESSPEALIRRVYLDLTGLPPTPEDVTTFVQDYQSPKSQEVYERLVDALLASPAYGERWARRWLDLARYADTNGYEKDRERSIWPYRDWVIKALNDDMPFDQFSIEQLAGDMIPGATLDQRIATGFHRNTMLNEEGGIDPLEFRFHAMTDRVATTGATWLGLTMQCTQCHTHKFDPITHTEYYGMMAFLNNADEPDLDLPDPKIATQEKANLARAANFLKRLPFKWPNATPENNAETAFAKWLETERARTVAWQTLKPQKASSNMPLLKIQPDGSVLASGDITKSDTYDLTLTTSEQPISAIRLEALPHESLPAHGPGMCNYEGPKGDFFMGEFQVLVNDKPVKIASATESYSKNNFGKNPANAMQATDGDPQTGWSCAARYGERNEAVFILSEPIPTGAEIRIRMFFGRHYACPLGHFRLSASSDAKAIARDMDNSITALLLKPELTEAEKQPLWEYFLLTTPELAAHSKTVHQLRTPPAFPISLVMRERPADHTRPTFRHHRGEFTQPKERVEPVTLAVLHPFPQQAPKTRLEFARWLMSPENPLTARVIVNRQWATLFGKGIVKTVDDFGYQGSLPSHPELLDFLAVEFVRQGWSMKKLHRLLVTSAVYRQSVQPSVSSLQKDPENELYSHFPRVRLEAEIIRDSMLKAAGLLNTKLGGPSVYPPQPDSVTEVAYGKFQWTPSTGADRYRRSLYTFSKRTAPFALYTTFDAPTGESCLVKRESSNSALQALTIMNDVIFTEGAQALGTLLAKAGTDDVTTIRHLYLRILSRPPDAQEIQLMQTFLDTQRARLKSNDLNAQEITNLKDDLAIPSAPWTLASRVLFNLDEFITKN; encoded by the coding sequence ATGCCTCGCCTGTTTGCCTTCTTCGCCCTTGCCCTGCCAGCGTCGCTTTCCGCCGCATCGCTCGATTTTCAACGCGATGTGCGTCCCATCCTCTCCAATCATTGCTACCATTGCCACGGCCCCGATGAGCAATCCCGCAAAGGCCAGCTCCGCCTGGATGTCCGTGAAGACGCCCTTAAAGCCGGGAAATCCGGCGAAGTCGCCATTATCCCAGGCCAAGCGGACAGCAGCGAGATCATCCACCGCATCTTCAGCCACGATGAAGATGAAATCATGCCGCCACCCGAGGCCAAAAAACCCATCACCGATGCCCAAAAGGACATCCTAAAACGCTGGGTCGCTGAAGGAGCCGAATACTCCCCTCACTGGGCCTTTGCCAAACCAGTCGCCAGCCCAGTCCCCGAGGGACGCCATCCCGTGGACCACTTCATTGAGGCAAAACTCCACACTGCCGGTCTCACCCTCGCCCCGGAGTCCTCCCCTGAAGCTCTCATCCGCCGCGTTTATCTGGACCTCACCGGCCTGCCTCCGACTCCCGAGGATGTCACAACCTTTGTCCAGGATTACCAGTCTCCCAAATCCCAGGAAGTCTATGAACGCCTGGTGGACGCCCTTCTGGCCTCACCCGCCTATGGTGAGCGCTGGGCTCGTCGCTGGCTGGACCTCGCCCGTTATGCCGATACCAACGGTTATGAAAAAGACCGGGAGCGCAGCATCTGGCCTTATCGCGATTGGGTCATCAAGGCGCTCAATGACGACATGCCTTTTGACCAATTCAGCATTGAGCAGCTCGCTGGTGACATGATCCCCGGAGCCACCCTGGATCAACGCATCGCCACCGGTTTCCATCGGAACACCATGCTCAATGAAGAAGGCGGCATTGACCCCCTGGAGTTTCGTTTTCATGCCATGACGGACCGCGTTGCCACCACCGGTGCCACGTGGCTGGGCCTAACCATGCAGTGCACCCAGTGCCACACGCATAAGTTCGATCCCATCACCCACACCGAATATTATGGAATGATGGCCTTCCTGAATAATGCGGACGAGCCGGATCTCGATCTGCCTGACCCAAAAATTGCCACCCAAGAAAAAGCCAATCTCGCCCGTGCCGCCAATTTTCTCAAAAGACTCCCCTTCAAATGGCCGAACGCCACGCCTGAAAACAATGCGGAGACCGCCTTCGCCAAATGGCTGGAAACCGAACGTGCCCGCACCGTCGCCTGGCAGACGCTGAAACCGCAAAAGGCATCGTCCAATATGCCGCTGCTCAAAATCCAGCCTGACGGCTCCGTCCTGGCTTCGGGGGACATCACCAAATCCGACACCTACGATCTCACTCTGACTACTTCTGAGCAGCCCATCTCCGCCATACGCCTGGAGGCCCTGCCTCACGAAAGTCTCCCCGCCCATGGCCCCGGCATGTGCAATTACGAAGGCCCTAAAGGCGACTTTTTCATGGGAGAGTTCCAGGTCCTCGTGAATGACAAGCCCGTCAAAATCGCCTCTGCCACCGAGAGCTATTCCAAAAACAATTTTGGCAAAAATCCTGCCAATGCCATGCAAGCCACCGATGGCGATCCCCAGACAGGCTGGAGCTGCGCTGCCCGTTATGGCGAGCGCAACGAAGCGGTCTTTATTCTCTCAGAACCCATTCCCACAGGGGCAGAGATCCGCATCCGGATGTTCTTTGGCCGCCATTACGCCTGCCCGCTCGGCCACTTCCGCTTGTCTGCCTCTTCAGATGCCAAAGCCATCGCTCGAGACATGGACAACTCCATCACGGCACTGCTGCTCAAGCCCGAGCTTACGGAAGCTGAGAAGCAACCTTTGTGGGAGTACTTCCTCCTAACTACCCCGGAGCTAGCCGCTCATTCCAAAACCGTCCACCAGCTCCGCACCCCGCCCGCCTTTCCCATCAGCTTGGTCATGCGCGAGCGACCTGCCGACCACACCCGCCCCACCTTCCGCCATCATCGCGGTGAATTCACCCAGCCGAAGGAACGTGTAGAACCAGTCACCCTGGCCGTCCTGCACCCCTTCCCACAACAGGCTCCCAAGACACGCCTGGAGTTTGCCCGCTGGCTCATGTCCCCAGAAAATCCCCTCACTGCCCGCGTCATCGTCAATCGCCAGTGGGCCACCCTGTTTGGCAAAGGCATTGTCAAAACCGTGGATGACTTCGGCTACCAAGGCTCCCTTCCATCACACCCCGAACTGCTAGATTTCCTAGCGGTGGAATTTGTTAGGCAAGGCTGGTCCATGAAGAAACTCCATCGCCTCCTTGTTACCAGTGCCGTTTATCGTCAGAGCGTCCAGCCTTCAGTTTCCAGTCTTCAAAAAGATCCTGAAAACGAACTGTATTCTCATTTCCCACGCGTCCGCCTGGAGGCCGAGATCATCCGCGACTCCATGCTCAAGGCCGCTGGATTGTTAAACACAAAGTTAGGCGGACCCAGCGTCTATCCTCCTCAGCCCGACAGCGTTACCGAGGTCGCTTATGGCAAATTCCAGTGGACTCCCAGCACCGGCGCTGACCGCTACCGGCGCAGTCTCTACACTTTCAGCAAGCGCACCGCTCCTTTCGCCCTCTACACCACCTTCGATGCCCCCACCGGGGAGTCCTGCCTGGTCAAACGCGAGTCTTCCAACTCCGCCCTCCAGGCCCTCACCATCATGAACGACGTCATCTTCACCGAAGGTGCTCAGGCCCTCGGCACCCTTCTCGCCAAAGCCGGAACCGATGACGTAACCACCATCCGCCACCTCTACCTCCGCATCCTCTCCCGCCCCCCCGATGCCCAGGAAATCCAGCTCATGCAGACCTTCCTCGATACCCAGCGCGCCCGCCTAAAATCCAACGACCTCAACGCCCAGGAAATCACCAATCTCAAAGACGACCTCGCCATCCCATCCGCCCCCTGGACCCTCGCCTCTCGCGTCCTCTTCAACCTCGACGAGTTCATCACCAAAAACTAA
- a CDS encoding alpha/beta hydrolase, translating into MYTRLFCFLLAGSCTLGHAEITSENNERLKQGLALYPAADTDKDGILTMAEAKAFLAQKKAVPASPVKAGALKPDAADVAYGPHERNKLDIYLAKGATGPTPVVVMIHGGGFRNGDKSRWAGEKTMQELLGKGISCVAINYPFLTDKPVQDILRDCGRAVQFLRAHADEWKLDKTRFAAIGGSAGAGTSLWLATRDDLADPKSADPVLRESTRLSCAVCNATQATYDVSRWESFMGPTKPEFGTSEMEAALFYHLPSIESFQTDSGKAILKECDMLSWITRDDPPLLVNNSQVVEAPTNRGEWLHCIHHAREVHKVCAAAEVPCIVLQDQEEPKTNAADFLAQHLITAGPKG; encoded by the coding sequence ATGTACACGCGACTTTTTTGTTTTTTGCTGGCTGGTTCATGCACCCTTGGTCATGCAGAGATCACCTCTGAAAACAACGAGCGTTTGAAACAAGGGCTGGCACTGTATCCGGCGGCGGATACGGACAAGGACGGCATCCTGACGATGGCTGAGGCGAAGGCCTTTCTAGCTCAGAAGAAGGCGGTGCCCGCCTCTCCCGTGAAAGCGGGTGCACTGAAGCCGGATGCGGCCGATGTAGCCTATGGCCCGCATGAGCGGAACAAGCTGGACATCTATCTGGCAAAAGGCGCGACCGGGCCGACCCCAGTGGTGGTCATGATCCACGGGGGAGGATTCCGCAACGGAGACAAGAGCCGCTGGGCGGGCGAGAAGACGATGCAGGAGCTGCTAGGCAAGGGGATCTCCTGCGTGGCGATCAACTACCCTTTTCTGACGGATAAGCCGGTGCAGGACATTCTGCGGGACTGTGGCCGTGCCGTGCAGTTTCTCCGTGCTCATGCGGATGAGTGGAAGCTGGACAAGACGCGCTTTGCAGCCATCGGCGGCTCAGCCGGTGCGGGTACATCTCTGTGGCTGGCCACTCGGGATGATCTGGCGGATCCGAAATCCGCCGACCCGGTGCTGCGTGAATCCACACGCCTGAGCTGCGCGGTGTGCAATGCCACACAGGCCACGTATGATGTGTCACGCTGGGAATCCTTCATGGGGCCGACCAAGCCTGAATTTGGCACCAGTGAAATGGAGGCCGCGTTGTTTTATCATCTGCCTTCCATTGAGTCTTTTCAGACCGATTCCGGCAAGGCTATCTTAAAAGAGTGTGACATGCTGTCCTGGATCACTCGCGATGATCCTCCGCTACTGGTGAACAACAGCCAAGTTGTCGAAGCTCCTACCAACCGGGGGGAGTGGCTACACTGCATCCACCATGCGCGGGAGGTCCACAAAGTCTGCGCTGCCGCAGAGGTGCCCTGCATCGTTTTGCAGGACCAGGAAGAGCCGAAGACGAACGCGGCGGATTTCCTGGCGCAGCATCTGATCACTGCCGGGCCGAAGGGATGA
- a CDS encoding SDR family oxidoreductase: MNTSKVILITGASSGIGEATARHLAQQGHKVVMGARRTDRLEKLAQEIQDSGGSVAYRTLDVTSLEDMQAFAAYAEEKFGPPDVIINNAGVMPLSPLHELKVGEWNRMIDVNIRGVLHGIAAVLPGMQARKSGHVINVSSIGGHQVWATCAVYSGTKFAVRAISEGLRLENKDVRVTIISPGVVESELADTISDPATREAMAEFRQIALKPDAIARAIAYTIGQPADVDVNEIIIRPTAGAQ; the protein is encoded by the coding sequence ATGAACACATCTAAAGTTATTCTGATCACTGGAGCCAGCAGCGGCATTGGCGAAGCCACCGCACGTCATCTCGCCCAGCAAGGCCATAAAGTAGTGATGGGCGCCCGACGCACCGACCGTCTCGAAAAACTCGCCCAGGAAATTCAGGACTCAGGAGGTAGCGTTGCCTATCGCACGCTGGATGTCACCAGCCTTGAAGACATGCAGGCCTTCGCGGCCTATGCGGAAGAAAAATTTGGCCCGCCGGATGTCATCATCAACAATGCCGGTGTGATGCCACTGTCTCCCCTCCATGAACTGAAAGTGGGAGAGTGGAACCGCATGATTGATGTCAACATCCGCGGTGTGCTTCACGGCATCGCCGCCGTGCTCCCCGGCATGCAGGCCAGAAAAAGCGGCCACGTGATCAATGTGTCCTCCATTGGTGGCCACCAGGTGTGGGCCACCTGCGCCGTTTACAGCGGCACCAAATTTGCCGTGCGCGCCATCTCAGAAGGTCTGCGCCTGGAAAACAAGGACGTGCGCGTGACCATCATCTCCCCCGGAGTGGTGGAGTCTGAGCTGGCCGATACCATTTCGGATCCTGCCACCAGGGAGGCCATGGCGGAGTTTCGCCAAATCGCCCTCAAGCCGGATGCAATCGCCCGCGCCATAGCCTACACCATCGGACAGCCTGCGGATGTGGATGTGAACGAGATCATCATCCGTCCCACCGCCGGAGCACAATGA
- a CDS encoding SDR family NAD(P)-dependent oxidoreductase produces MNGLNQKIALVTGGSRGLGRNIALQLARNGADVVITYRSRKSEADAVLAEIAALGRKAAALQLEAADTTGFPVFVSALAQTLETTWQQKHFDFLVNNAGIDSSAPFAETTEENFDALFNVHFKGVYFLTQKLLPLIADGGSIVNLSTGLTRFSIPGYSAYASMKGAIEVFTRYLAKELGPRRIRANTVAPGVIETDFTKETFERPGAKDFLASQIALGRVGVPDDIGGVVAFLCSEEGRWVNAQRLEASGGMFL; encoded by the coding sequence ATGAACGGCTTGAATCAAAAAATCGCATTGGTTACCGGCGGCAGCCGCGGTCTGGGTCGCAACATCGCCCTCCAACTTGCCCGCAATGGCGCAGACGTTGTCATCACATATCGCAGCCGCAAAAGTGAAGCCGATGCAGTCCTCGCAGAGATCGCCGCGCTAGGTCGAAAAGCCGCCGCCTTGCAACTCGAAGCTGCCGACACCACCGGCTTCCCGGTCTTCGTCTCCGCATTGGCTCAGACACTGGAAACCACCTGGCAGCAGAAGCACTTCGATTTCCTCGTCAACAATGCCGGCATTGATTCCTCTGCACCCTTTGCTGAAACCACGGAGGAGAATTTCGATGCTCTTTTTAATGTCCACTTCAAAGGCGTTTATTTTCTCACCCAGAAGCTGCTGCCGCTCATCGCCGATGGCGGCTCCATCGTCAATCTCTCCACAGGGCTCACCCGTTTTAGCATTCCTGGTTATTCCGCGTATGCTTCCATGAAGGGTGCCATCGAGGTATTTACCCGTTACCTGGCCAAGGAACTCGGGCCGCGTCGTATCCGGGCAAACACCGTGGCACCCGGCGTCATTGAGACCGACTTTACCAAGGAAACCTTTGAACGCCCAGGCGCGAAAGACTTCCTCGCCTCCCAGATCGCCCTTGGCCGTGTCGGCGTGCCCGATGACATCGGCGGCGTGGTTGCCTTTCTCTGTTCTGAAGAAGGCCGTTGGGTCAATGCCCAGCGCCTGGAAGCCTCCGGCGGCATGTTTCTTTAA